The Trichoderma atroviride chromosome 5, complete sequence genome contains a region encoding:
- a CDS encoding uncharacterized protein (EggNog:ENOG41): MVSENVLRLCKAPDTVSSLLAANPTEPPGKFVEQLYGNLDRDLRRNPDDDRPLPDPATLNLALQCGQWGPTTPSPLFLQAFADSLRCLDADPLSNVVSPPLIGSHGTVPLTAIAPLVDIIRHVSNVIVRAETEVIFITCNWAPSVAQRLIRNSLIELSRRAGERNQRVVVKLMYDKATPASALDPHQRVKPSTYTSKNVQLPAPEEVPNLDMEVVSLHKMVLGTLHAKFCVVDRKLAVVMSNNMEDNANVEMMTHLEGPIVDSIYDSALITWKHQLDPPLPSHNSPAAAGGLPTSSPEPLYLNRGAGIDQQRIAAAGQAQPALPEHTPEDPHYDADLIGEIARMQSCYSTKEGETRLQAANRQLNLAIKSPIPPTGPEIPDGHEMTPYIATSTEYPVPIALVSRPPLWKRRL, translated from the coding sequence ATGGTGTCTGAAAACGTGCTGAGGCTGTGCAAAGCTCCCGATACAGTCAGTTCGCTTCTCGCAGCAAATCCGACAGAACCGCCTGGAAAGTTCGTGGAGCAATTGTACGGGAATCTTGATAGAGATCTCCGCCGCAACCCAGACGATGATAGACCACTGCCAGATCCTGCGACACTGAACTTGGCCCTGCAATGTGGCCAATGGGGTCCTACAACACCGAGCCCTTTATTCCTCCAGGCATTTGCAGACTCTCTCCGATGCCTAGATGCGGATCCTCTGTCCAACGTGGTGTCTCCTCCGTTGATAGGCTCCCATGGGACGGTGCCATTGACTGCTATTGCGCCTCTGGTGGACATCATTCGCCATGTTTCCAATGTCATTGTGCGGGCTGAAACAGAGGTCATTTTTATAACGTGCAACTGGGCGCCTTCGGTTGCCCAGAGACTCATCAGAAACTCACTCATTGAGCTGTCCAGACGAGCCGGAGAGAGGAATCAACGGGTAGTTGTGAAGTTGATGTACGACAAAGCAACGCCGGCCAGTGCGCTTGATCCGCATCAGCGCGTGAAACCGTCCACTTATACTTCAAAGAATGTTCAACTACCTGCTCCTGAAGAGGTGCCAAACTTGGATATGGAGGTTGTAAGCCTGCACAAAATGGTGTTGGGCACCCTACATGCCAAGTTTTGCGTGGTCGATCGCAAACTTGCGGTAGTTATGAGCAACAACATGGAGGACAACGCCAACGTGGAGATGATGACGCATCTGGAGGGACCAATTGTCGACAGCATATACGACTCGGCATTGATCACCTGGAAGCATCAGTTGGATCCTCCTCTCCCTTCACATAATTCTCCAGCGGCCGCAGGTGGACTACCAACGTCCAGTCCAGAGCCTCTTTACCTGAATCGAGGAGCTGGTATAGATCAACAGCgcatcgcagcagctggccagGCGCAACCGGCTCTCCCAGAACATACACCGGAAGATCCTCACTATGATGCTGACTTGATCGGAGAAATCGCGCGAATGCAGTCATGCTATTCCACCAAAGAGGGCGAAACCCGACTTCAGGCTGCAAATCGCCAGCTTAATCTTGCCATCAAGAGCCCAATTCCACCCACAGGCCCTGAAATTCCTGACGGACACGAAATGACACCATATATAGCAACTTCCACGGAATACCCGGTCCCTATAGCCCTGGTGTCACGCCCCCCCTTATGGAAACGTCGACTCTAA
- a CDS encoding uncharacterized protein (EggNog:ENOG41), producing MASHEKYQLWSEGSTSSALWLEGKPGSGKSTLAKLIVHELENRETNSNSVNDAINVQTKSPQTGNHIWTFNNPEDKNTIIARFYYSFRGGNTETSHELMLRSIVYQIWNSNSRLYEPLKERYRELRENSNEPFWSYENLKLVLRSLQKIDFPLTVVIVVDGMDESDNDRRDDILHFLPDLVDSNSNCIVKILIASRPENDISHRLKKACSHHIRLQDVNEKDISLVVDNWIEQMESRRGCKRSIFKDIRDYVIKESSGVFLWVTLVLRDMEKCLAKGGYSEGDLDERVHRLPKELGGQHGFYKQMLFSLSANGEDDMHQEERARRIFYWVTFPKRPISIAELEEVLATPLSQETDLSKYDFAYNRPHELDLGIVSACGGLVEVRDSNSTRIVQLIHQTAREFLLQEAAKPYHLIPSLGDMEMASTCCQLIRIVFTGAVPQTEIDDDFSQSKMLAEHLSSHHLLVYALTSFTKHLVHLEDNGKDVYLQFESFIVGLSDRRNSYACLLLSQWAKTNFPKMSHIDVDEMITRSCVHAVLAQAEGTESNNLTNILMALLPNLLFHEVEAGYEYTTDLMIIHGCDPNAGDTSGQTPLSLAAIHGHQDIVLMLLNRGSDLEARDNNGQTPLSLAAANGHWGIVLMLLGKGSDREARDNSGQTPLSLAAIHEHWDIVQLLLNRGSDIEARDNNGQTPLSLAAIRGHWDIVQLLLNRGSDLEARDNSGKTPLSLAAANGHQAVVELLAQSKLP from the exons ATGGCTTCCCACGAGAAATACCAACTGTGGAGTGAGGGCTCTACCTCATCAGCGCTGTGGCTAGAAGGAAAACCTGGAAGCGGGAAATCGACCCTAGCCAAGCTTATTGTGCACGAATTAGAGAACAGAGAAACCAACTCTAACAGCGTAAACGACGCTATCAATGTCCAGACAAAAAGTCCACAGACTGGAAATCATATTTGGACCTTCAACAACCCCGAAGACAAGAATACTATTATTGCGAGATTCTACTATAGCTTCCGTGGCGGCAATACAGAGACTAGCCACGAACTTATGCTTCGATCGATTGTCTATCAGATTTGGAATAGCAACAGTCGGCTTTATGAACCACTTAAAGAGCGTTACCGAGAATTGCGGGAAAACAGTAACGAACCATTCTGGAGTTATGAGAACCTCAAATTGGTACTGCGATCTCTACAAAAGATTGACTTTCCCCTCACAGTTGTGATAGTGGTTGATGGAATGGATGAGTCAGATAACGATAGGCGAGACGATATTCTCCACTTTCTGCCTGATCTCGTGGATTCTAATAGCAATTGCATCGTGAAGATTTTAATTGCTAGCAGACCTGAGAACGATATTAGTCATCGATTAAAAAAGGCATGCTCGCATCACATTAGACTTCAGGACGTAAACGAAAAGGACATATCGCTAGTGGTGGATAACTGGATTGAACAGATGGAGTCCAGGCGCGGCTGCAAGAGAAGTATTTTCAAAGATATTAGGGACTACGTCATTAAGGAATCTTCAGGAGTTTTCTTGTGGGTGACCCTAGTCTTAAGGGACATGGAGAAATGCCTCGCAAAAGGCGGTTATAGCGAAGGCGACCTTGATGAGAGAGTTCATCGCCTCCCCAAGGAACTCGGCGGGCAGCATGGCTTCTATAAGCAAATGTTATTCTCGTTGAGCGCAAACGGCGAAGACGACATGCATCAAGAAGAGCGAGCACGAAGAATATTCTATTGGGTAACCTTTCCGAAGCGACCTATTTCGATTGCCGAACTTGAGGAGGTGCTGGCAACCCCTCTTTCACAGGAAACAGATTTATCCAAATATGATTTCGCCTACAACAGACCTCATGAGCTAGATCTTGGAATAGTGTCGGCTTGCGGAGGTCTTGTCGAG GTGCGAGACTCAAATTCGACCAGAATCGTTCAGCTGATTCATCAAACTGCTCGAGAGTTTCTACTACAGGAAGCTGCTAAGCCGTACCATCTCATCCCATCTCTAGGGGATATGGAGATGGCAAGCACTTGTTGCCAACTTATCCGTATCGTTTTCACAGGAGCAGTCCCTCAAACTGAGATTGACGACGACTTTTCACAATCTAAAATGTTGGCAGAGCATCTTTcaagccatcatcttcttgtgTACGCATTGACAAGTTTTACAAAGCATCTAGTTCATTTGGAAGATAATGGTAAAGACGTGTACCTTCAATTTGAAAGCTTCATCGTGGGTCTTTCAGATCGGCGGAATTCCTATGCTTGCCTCTTACTTTCTCAGTGGGCTAAGACGAATTTTCCGAAAATGTCGCACATCGATGTCGACGAGATGATTACGAGATCATGTGTACATGCAGTTCTAGCCCAAGCCGAAGGCACTGAATCTAACAACCTGACTAATATATTGATGGCCCTTCTACCAAACTTGTTGTTCcatgaagttgaagctggATACGAATATACAACGGATTTAATGATTATCCATGGCTGTGACCCCAACGCAGGGGATACCAGCGGTCAAACTCCATTATCACTAGCTGCTATACATGGGCATCAGGATATTGTTCTGATGCTGTTGAACAGGGGCAGTGATCTAGAAGCAAGGGACAACAATGGTCAAACTCCATTATcactggctgctgcaaaTGGGCACTGGGGTATTGTTCTGATGCTGTTAGGCAAGGGCAGTGATCGAGAAGCAAGGGATAACAGTGGTCAAACTCCATTATCACTAGCTGCTATACATGAACATTGGGATATTGTTCAGCTATTGTTGAATAGGGGCAGTGACATAGAAGCAAGGGATAACAATGGTCAAACTCCATTATCACTAGCTGCTATACGTGGACATTGGGATATTGTTCAGCTACTGTTGAACAGGGGCAGTGATCTAGAAGCAAGGGATAACAGTGGTAAAACTCCATTATcactggctgctgcaaaTGGGCACCAGGCCGTTGTCGAGCTGCTAGCACAATCTAAATTACCATAA
- a CDS encoding uncharacterized protein (EggNog:ENOG41), whose amino-acid sequence MGGSPSKDPVTPWSKAEILGPYVVTSVQHAKVDVVFLHGLTGHREKTWTAEGETEPWLKTLLPKDLPTARIITYGYDADVLHLTRVAGQNTIREHAKTLINDLSALRTDTVGRPIIFVVHSLGGLVIQEALQICTNPNDEAQSDLLSSTRGVAFLGTPHAGSDLEKFATAVINIVRIAKNPNKKLLGVLRRNSEILANIKDGFLTMVMRRLQDRQNSLRPIELHAFIEEQPVDFLKRRVVEPDSAKIPGYNYDTIPANHMNMTKFSTASDLGYQRLLNRLKRWIGDEIKDDDSIKSQHVNQLREKIGERCPTLDYSKFLPQIALSDIEGSLEWFVNSSEYGAWKRADSSKLLIHGQRGDGKTVAMSYVLKCLDLEHPFGRQRDIASIFCSSKNSELEMVSSLACQLLQKNNIRTTVERQIVRILKSEHGVHLSDLWNLLKSLIETTELETILLIDGIDKLDKHERSSFLRNFHQIGQEVDGKSVPMRVLISSETRGDIMEELAHYSVIDRDKERRGTSLEKRF is encoded by the exons CGTGGTATTCCTCCATGGTCTTACCGGCCATAGAGAGAAAACATGGACTGCTGAAGGCGAAACTGAGCCATGGTTAAAAACACTTCTTCCAAAGGACCTCCCGACCGCTAGAATTATAACTTACGGCTATGATGCCGATGTGCTCCATCTAACCCGTGTTGCTGGCCAAAACACAATCCGAGAACACGCAAAGACTCTCATCAATGATCTTAGCGCTCTTCGAACGGACACTGTTGGACGGCCCATCATTTTTGTGGTGCATAGCCTTGGAGGGCTGGTAATCCAGGAAGCTCTCCAAATCTGCACTAATCCGAACGATGAAGCCCAAAGTGATCTTCTTTCGTCTACACGTGGGGTTGCTTTCCTCGGGACGCCACATGCAGGATCTGATCTGGAAAAGTTCGCAACGGCAGTGATAAACATTGTCCGCATCGCTAAAAATCCAAACAAAAAGCTTCTGGGTGTTCTTAGAAGAAATTCAGAGATTCTGGCAAACATTAAAGACGGATTTCTTACCATGGTTATGAGGCGACTTCAAGATCGCCAGAACAGTCTCAGGCCCATCGAGCTTCACGCCTTCATCGAGGAACAACCGGTGGATTTTCTGAAACGC CGCGTCGTGGAACCTGATTCGGCGAAAATACCCGGCTACAACTATGACACAATCCCGGCGAATCACATGAACATGACAAAGTTTAGCACAGCGTCCGACCTAGGGTATCAAAGACTTCTGAACAGGCTGAAGCGTTGGATTGGTGATGAAATCAAAGATG ATGATTCGATAAAATCGCAGCACGTGAATCAGCTACGAGAAAAAATCGGAGAGAGGTGCCCAACATTGGATTATTCCAAGTTTTTGCCACAGATTGCACTATCTGATATTGAAGGGTCTTTGGAATGGTTCGTGAATAGCTCGGAATATGGAGCTTGGAAGCGAGCAGACTCTTCCAAACTTTTGATCCATGGTCAGCGTGGGGACGGGAAAACGGTCGCCATGTCCTATGTCCTCAAATGTCTGGATCTGGAACATCCATTTGGGCGGCAGCGAGACATTGCATCCattttttgctcttctaaGAACTCCGAACTAGAGATGGTGTCCTCTCTTGCATGCCAACTCCTTCAGAAAAACAATATTCGTACGACTGTTGAGCGACAGATTGTTCGGATTCTTAAATCAGAGCATGGCGTTCATTTGAGCGATCTATGGAATTTATTGAAGTCTCTTATTGAGACGACTGAACTTGAGACTATCCTTCTCATTGACGGTATTGACAAACTTGATAAACACGAGCGATCATCTTTTTTGAGAAACTTCCACCAGATAGGGCAAGAAGTCGACGGCAAAAGTGTACCTATGCGGGTACTAATCTCTTCAGAAACCAGAGGCGATATAATGGAGGAGCTTGCCCATTATTCGGTTATAGATAGAGACAAAGAACGAAGAGGTACGAGTTTGGAAAAAAGGTTTTAG